A region from the Salvia splendens isolate huo1 chromosome 15, SspV2, whole genome shotgun sequence genome encodes:
- the LOC121766351 gene encoding uncharacterized protein LOC121766351 isoform X1, with translation MGAERFLGCRVDRKSGEDEDDDFSLEGFHQDLDDEQEDSISDDDCGGEAEERRIYWESQHLLLQEIVEQYNAVGRKVREEMKRQIEIARESSRSTLCLRRAVVNQLCSKGLNAALCFSHWKPTHNTPAGWHEYIEVRVNTQGKKKQIGFVVEVGFREEFRMAKASEEYKKLIKQVPEMYIGKWEHMKAIIRLLCEAAKKSAEEQNIHIGPWRNKTFMQMKWSPSSSSSSSSSSNHLPPTFKVA, from the exons ATGGGGGCGGAGAGATTTTTGGGGTGCAGGGTTGATCGGAAGAGTGGCGAGGACGAAGATGATGATTTTAGTTTGGAAGGATTTCATCAAGACTTGGATGATGAGCAAGAGGATTCAATTTCCGACGACGACTGTGGCGGCGAGGCGGAGGAGCGCAGAATATACTGGGAATCACAACACTTGTTGCTTCAG GAAATAGTGGAGCAATATAATGCAGTTGGAAGGAAGGTGAGGGAAGAAATGAAGAGACAAATAGAGATAGCGAGAGAGAGTAGCAGAAGCACATTATGCCTACGGCGAGCAGTTGTGAATCAGCTATGCAGCAAGGGCCTCAATGCAGCCCTCTGTTTTTCCCACTGGAAGCCCACTCACAACACTCCAGCAG GGTGGCACGAGTACATAGAGGTGAGGGTGAACACACAGggaaagaagaagcagatcGGATTTGTAGTAGAAGTAGGGTTTAGAGAAGAGTTTAGAATGGCAAAAGCAAGTGAAGAATACAAGAAACTAATAAAGCAAGTTCCGGAGATGTATATAGGGAAGTGGGAGCATATGAAGGCCATCATCCGCCTGCTGTGTGAAGCCGCCAAGAAATCGGCAGAGGAGCAGAACATCCACATCGGTCCATGGAGGAACAAGACTTTCATGCAGATGAAATGgtctccttcttcctcttcctcttcctcttcctcttccaaccACTTGCCACCAACTTTCAAGGTTGCTTAG
- the LOC121766351 gene encoding uncharacterized protein LOC121766351 isoform X2, producing MGAERFLGCRVDRKSGEDEDDDFSLEGFHQDLDDEQEDSISDDDCGGEAEERRIYWESQHLLLQEIVEQYNAVGRKVREEMKRQIEIARESSRSTLCLRRAVVNQLCSKGLNAALCFSHWKPTHNTPAG from the exons ATGGGGGCGGAGAGATTTTTGGGGTGCAGGGTTGATCGGAAGAGTGGCGAGGACGAAGATGATGATTTTAGTTTGGAAGGATTTCATCAAGACTTGGATGATGAGCAAGAGGATTCAATTTCCGACGACGACTGTGGCGGCGAGGCGGAGGAGCGCAGAATATACTGGGAATCACAACACTTGTTGCTTCAG GAAATAGTGGAGCAATATAATGCAGTTGGAAGGAAGGTGAGGGAAGAAATGAAGAGACAAATAGAGATAGCGAGAGAGAGTAGCAGAAGCACATTATGCCTACGGCGAGCAGTTGTGAATCAGCTATGCAGCAAGGGCCTCAATGCAGCCCTCTGTTTTTCCCACTGGAAGCCCACTCACAACACTCCAGCAG GTTGA
- the LOC121769035 gene encoding protein phosphatase 2C 70-like isoform X2 — MRPFQAAFSQRVYRNRHEVLLVVRESHLSNTPMEKAMRFTSIFTSSSALPIALLILMLSLVLILIFIACKFRPWTRFLSASTAAARRRAPASIRVDDIERPLVSGDLSSVESDESTLCHPNEQAGRQTQGSYTSSHTSSHTPSASSQLTHENPLVGQTLQHPHATSLFPEDRRNEKRGDNYSQKYSTNIREPILSNTANQGSILKLEVVSGPARGLQYSVKSTNATELPVTIGRVSPGDLILKDSEVSGKHAMINWNANKLKWELVDMGSLNGTMLNSLAVLPAQSGNRHWSNPVELSSGDTVTFGTSSKISVNITSQTECKIPFRIGIASDPMALRRGGKKLAMEDVCYYQWPLHGLDQFGMFGICDGHGGADAATSVSKIMPEVITGILSDSFIREKVLSQCDASEILREAFYQTEARINHYYEGCTATLLLVWSDGHQNFYAQCANVGDSACVANIGGKHIKMTEDHRVTSQSERLRIQAIGTPLRDGESRICGINLARMLGDKFLKEQDARFSAEPYISEVVCIDQSSEGFALLASDGFWDVINMKKAFQLVHQAVEGNAMERESSAEKIAKYLLSEARTLRTKDNTSIIFLDFTNSSSHGGSCKADS, encoded by the exons ATGAGACCATTTCAAGCGGCCTTCTCGCAGAGGGTATACAGAAACAGACACGAAGTATTGTTGGTTG TGAGAGAAAGCCATCTCAGTAACACTCCGATGGAGAAGGCGATGCGCTTTACCAGCATTTTCACATCGTCATCGGCGTTGCCTATTGCCTTACTCATTCTTATGCTTTCGCTCGTCCTAATCCTCATCTTCATAGCCTGCAAGTTCCGACCATGGACCCGCTTCCTCTccgcctccaccgccgccgctcGCCGCCGCGCCCCGGCCTCGATCAGG GTTGATGACATTGAACGCCCTCTTGTTTCGGGAGATCTTAGTTCTGTTGAAAGTGACGAGTCTACATTATGCCATCCCAATGAGCAGGCTGGTCGTCAAACTCAGGGTAGTTATACTTCATCACATACTTCATCACATACTCCATCAGCGTCCTCCCAGCTGACCCACG AGAATCCTTTGGTGGGCCAGACGCTTCAGCATCCTCATGCAACAAGTCTTTTCCCTGAAGATCGGAGAAATGAAAAAAGAGGAGATAATTATAGCCAGAAATACAGTACAAATATCAGAGAGCCTATTCTCAGTAACACTGCAAACCAGG GAAGTATTCTCAAGCTGGAGGTAGTATCTGGCCCTGCTCGCGGGCTTCAGTATTCTGTAAAGTCGACCAACGCAACAGAGCTTCCAGTGACTATTGGAAGAGTGTCACCTGGTGATTTAATACTTAAGGATTCGGAGGTCTCTGGAAAGCATGCAATGATAAATTGGAATGCTAAT AAATTGAAGTGGGAGCTCGTCGACATGGGTAGCTTGAACGGCACAATGTTGAACTCCCTGGCAGTCCTTCCAGCCCAATCAGGAAATAGGCATTGGAGTAACCCAGTTGAGCTCTCAAGTGGTGACACAGTAACATTTGGCACAAGTTCAAAAATTTCG gttaatattacATCACAAACCGAATGCAAGATCCCTTTCAGGATTGGTATAGCATCGGATCCTATGGCTTTGCGTCGAGGAGGGAAAAAGTTGGCCATGGAAGATGTCTGCTATTACCAGTGGCCTCTTCATGGACTAGATCAG TTTGGGATGTTCGGTATATGTGATGGACATGGAGGAGCAGATGCGGCCACATCTGTTAGCAA AATAATGCCTGAAGTAATTACTGGAATCTTGTCAGATTCATTCATACGAGAGAAAGTTCTGTCTCAGTGCGACGCTTCTGAGATCCTCAGAGAAGCATTTTACCAGACAGAGGCGCGCATTAACCATTACTATGAG GGTTGTACTGCAACACTGCTACTGGTGTGGTCTGATGGTCATCAAAATTTCTATGCACAATGTGCAAATGTTGGAGACTCGGCTTGTGTTGCAAA TATCGGGGGAAAGCATATAAAGATGACCGAAGACCACAGGGTAACTAGTCAGTCAGAAAGGCTCCGTATTCAGGCAATAGGAACACCTCTGAGAGATGGGGAGAGTCGGATATGTG GTATTAACCTGGCCAGAATGCTCGGAGATAAATTTTTGAAGGAGCAGGATGCTCGCTTCAGCGCTGAACCTTATATTAGTGAAGTTGTATGCATAGACCAATCAAGTGAGGGCTTTGCCCTTCTAGCCAG TGATGGTTTCTGGGATGTAATTAATATGAAGAAGGCATTTCAGCTTGTGCATCAG GCAGTGGAAGGGAATGCGATGGAGAGAGAGAGCTCCGCGGAGAAGATAGCTAAGTATTTGTTGAGTGAGGCAAGAACACTGCGTACAAAAGATAACACATCGATAATTTTCTTAGATTTTACCAACAGCAGCAGCCATGGCGGATCGTGTAAAGCTGACAGCTAG
- the LOC121769035 gene encoding protein phosphatase 2C 70-like isoform X1 — MRPFQAAFSQRVYRNRHEVLLVVRESHLSNTPMEKAMRFTSIFTSSSALPIALLILMLSLVLILIFIACKFRPWTRFLSASTAAARRRAPASIRVDDIERPLVSGDLSSVESDESTLCHPNEQAGRQTQGSYTSSHTSSHTPSASSQLTHDDIIVLDIPNTSENPLVGQTLQHPHATSLFPEDRRNEKRGDNYSQKYSTNIREPILSNTANQGSILKLEVVSGPARGLQYSVKSTNATELPVTIGRVSPGDLILKDSEVSGKHAMINWNANKLKWELVDMGSLNGTMLNSLAVLPAQSGNRHWSNPVELSSGDTVTFGTSSKISVNITSQTECKIPFRIGIASDPMALRRGGKKLAMEDVCYYQWPLHGLDQFGMFGICDGHGGADAATSVSKIMPEVITGILSDSFIREKVLSQCDASEILREAFYQTEARINHYYEGCTATLLLVWSDGHQNFYAQCANVGDSACVANIGGKHIKMTEDHRVTSQSERLRIQAIGTPLRDGESRICGINLARMLGDKFLKEQDARFSAEPYISEVVCIDQSSEGFALLASDGFWDVINMKKAFQLVHQAVEGNAMERESSAEKIAKYLLSEARTLRTKDNTSIIFLDFTNSSSHGGSCKADS, encoded by the exons ATGAGACCATTTCAAGCGGCCTTCTCGCAGAGGGTATACAGAAACAGACACGAAGTATTGTTGGTTG TGAGAGAAAGCCATCTCAGTAACACTCCGATGGAGAAGGCGATGCGCTTTACCAGCATTTTCACATCGTCATCGGCGTTGCCTATTGCCTTACTCATTCTTATGCTTTCGCTCGTCCTAATCCTCATCTTCATAGCCTGCAAGTTCCGACCATGGACCCGCTTCCTCTccgcctccaccgccgccgctcGCCGCCGCGCCCCGGCCTCGATCAGG GTTGATGACATTGAACGCCCTCTTGTTTCGGGAGATCTTAGTTCTGTTGAAAGTGACGAGTCTACATTATGCCATCCCAATGAGCAGGCTGGTCGTCAAACTCAGGGTAGTTATACTTCATCACATACTTCATCACATACTCCATCAGCGTCCTCCCAGCTGACCCACG ATGATATTATTGTTCTTGACATTCCAAATACTTCAGAGAATCCTTTGGTGGGCCAGACGCTTCAGCATCCTCATGCAACAAGTCTTTTCCCTGAAGATCGGAGAAATGAAAAAAGAGGAGATAATTATAGCCAGAAATACAGTACAAATATCAGAGAGCCTATTCTCAGTAACACTGCAAACCAGG GAAGTATTCTCAAGCTGGAGGTAGTATCTGGCCCTGCTCGCGGGCTTCAGTATTCTGTAAAGTCGACCAACGCAACAGAGCTTCCAGTGACTATTGGAAGAGTGTCACCTGGTGATTTAATACTTAAGGATTCGGAGGTCTCTGGAAAGCATGCAATGATAAATTGGAATGCTAAT AAATTGAAGTGGGAGCTCGTCGACATGGGTAGCTTGAACGGCACAATGTTGAACTCCCTGGCAGTCCTTCCAGCCCAATCAGGAAATAGGCATTGGAGTAACCCAGTTGAGCTCTCAAGTGGTGACACAGTAACATTTGGCACAAGTTCAAAAATTTCG gttaatattacATCACAAACCGAATGCAAGATCCCTTTCAGGATTGGTATAGCATCGGATCCTATGGCTTTGCGTCGAGGAGGGAAAAAGTTGGCCATGGAAGATGTCTGCTATTACCAGTGGCCTCTTCATGGACTAGATCAG TTTGGGATGTTCGGTATATGTGATGGACATGGAGGAGCAGATGCGGCCACATCTGTTAGCAA AATAATGCCTGAAGTAATTACTGGAATCTTGTCAGATTCATTCATACGAGAGAAAGTTCTGTCTCAGTGCGACGCTTCTGAGATCCTCAGAGAAGCATTTTACCAGACAGAGGCGCGCATTAACCATTACTATGAG GGTTGTACTGCAACACTGCTACTGGTGTGGTCTGATGGTCATCAAAATTTCTATGCACAATGTGCAAATGTTGGAGACTCGGCTTGTGTTGCAAA TATCGGGGGAAAGCATATAAAGATGACCGAAGACCACAGGGTAACTAGTCAGTCAGAAAGGCTCCGTATTCAGGCAATAGGAACACCTCTGAGAGATGGGGAGAGTCGGATATGTG GTATTAACCTGGCCAGAATGCTCGGAGATAAATTTTTGAAGGAGCAGGATGCTCGCTTCAGCGCTGAACCTTATATTAGTGAAGTTGTATGCATAGACCAATCAAGTGAGGGCTTTGCCCTTCTAGCCAG TGATGGTTTCTGGGATGTAATTAATATGAAGAAGGCATTTCAGCTTGTGCATCAG GCAGTGGAAGGGAATGCGATGGAGAGAGAGAGCTCCGCGGAGAAGATAGCTAAGTATTTGTTGAGTGAGGCAAGAACACTGCGTACAAAAGATAACACATCGATAATTTTCTTAGATTTTACCAACAGCAGCAGCCATGGCGGATCGTGTAAAGCTGACAGCTAG